The Pseudomonas eucalypticola genome has a window encoding:
- a CDS encoding SPOR domain-containing protein, which translates to MRKLMAVGAVLMLAGCGSAVEESAKAVLLHLDNPKTARFTNVRTTPKGDVCGQVRQKDASGKFEGYRNYAAIKTEDGFTAVIDEDGNNPKVRQVCGEGQEVAQAADAPAAVESANGWEVQIVAGANMGALSDMTSRLIENGFIASVADRDGKQTVYLGPFKTRDEAEQKRTQLLAAQGIKSVVAPHQAN; encoded by the coding sequence GTGCGCAAATTGATGGCTGTGGGTGCGGTATTGATGTTGGCAGGCTGTGGCAGTGCGGTCGAGGAATCGGCGAAAGCGGTGTTGTTGCATCTGGACAACCCCAAGACCGCGCGTTTCACCAACGTGCGCACCACGCCAAAGGGTGATGTCTGTGGCCAGGTGCGGCAGAAGGATGCCTCGGGCAAGTTCGAGGGCTACCGTAACTACGCCGCCATCAAGACCGAAGACGGCTTTACCGCGGTCATCGACGAAGACGGCAACAATCCCAAGGTCCGCCAGGTGTGTGGTGAAGGCCAGGAAGTGGCCCAGGCGGCCGACGCCCCGGCTGCGGTCGAGTCGGCCAATGGCTGGGAAGTGCAGATCGTCGCGGGGGCCAACATGGGGGCGCTCAGTGACATGACCTCGCGCCTGATCGAGAACGGCTTCATTGCCAGCGTCGCCGACCGCGACGGCAAGCAGACGGTCTACCTGGGCCCCTTCAAGACCCGGGACGAGGCTGAGCAGAAGCGCACGCAATTGCTCGCCGCCCAGGGCATCAAGTCAGTGGTGGCACCGCACCAGGCCAACTGA
- a CDS encoding GNAT family N-acetyltransferase encodes MTGHADEIRIEPATALHAQGLAELYGHPAVTRQVLQMPWASVEVWSKRLATGADSERRVALVATDKGQVVGHCSLWQSERVRLAHSGSLGMGVAPRWQGKGVGTRLMSAVLEVADNWMGLRRVELTVYTDNEPALALYGKFGFEVEGELRDYALRDGRLTNVFSMARLRSSHP; translated from the coding sequence ATGACTGGCCATGCCGACGAGATCCGCATCGAACCCGCGACCGCTTTGCACGCCCAAGGGCTGGCCGAGCTTTATGGCCACCCGGCCGTTACGCGCCAGGTGTTGCAGATGCCCTGGGCGAGCGTGGAGGTGTGGAGCAAGCGCCTGGCGACGGGCGCCGACAGCGAGCGACGGGTAGCGTTGGTGGCTACGGACAAGGGTCAGGTCGTGGGCCACTGTTCGCTCTGGCAGAGCGAGCGCGTGCGCTTGGCCCACAGCGGTTCCCTGGGCATGGGCGTGGCGCCACGATGGCAGGGCAAGGGCGTGGGAACGCGGCTGATGAGTGCCGTACTGGAAGTGGCGGACAACTGGATGGGGCTGCGCCGGGTGGAGCTGACGGTGTATACCGACAATGAGCCTGCCCTGGCCCTGTACGGCAAGTTCGGTTTCGAAGTAGAGGGTGAGCTGCGCGATTACGCCCTGCGCGACGGCCGGCTGACCAATGTCTTCAGCATGGCGCGCCTGCGCAGTTCACACCCCTGA